A genomic region of Podarcis raffonei isolate rPodRaf1 chromosome 13, rPodRaf1.pri, whole genome shotgun sequence contains the following coding sequences:
- the LOC128399032 gene encoding vomeronasal type-2 receptor 26-like → MVCKVHELKCTRKDPVHIPHEWYEPGDLLIGGLVSHIHYISRPVLFKQHPSQVLIEIPLVLTKFYQHILALVFAVDKINDNPKILPNVTLGFHIYDSYSDSRMTYRTILDLLFKSHQSVPNYKCGIHQNVIGIIGGLASVTSSRMADILGLFKIPQDSKQFSYGSFQPAVNDPINVPSFYRLVPNEGLQYQGIVQLLLHFNWKWIGLIAKDDEDGENFLHIMEPILSRNGICSAFTERAPERLRIDKIDELIKDTHSILPILSVGNISAVVIYGETASVMWLANIIGITRVMKGLFLQYKKLFSETKVWITTAQIDFTVHHFQKLIEIDIQIFEGAISVSIHSRQLQEFQEFVRNIYPSWSEEDGFIKTFWKQAFSCSFSNSTFISNRCTGEERLESLPAPLFEMSMTGHSYSVYNAVYVVAHALHILKSARSNHRTMEAMDRLSPLNVEPWQLHSVLQRISFNNSAGDEITFNEHGELVAGFDITNLVTFPNNSYVKINVGRLEPRAPPNKKFIFNEEGIKWHRGLTQVPPLSLCNDICHPGYGKKKKEGKKFCCYDCVRCAEGMISNEMEQETCVSCQEDHYPNRGQNQCIPKIPNFLAFDETLAIISTISALLLSLVTVMVLVIFIKHRDTTIVKANNRSLTYILLTSLLLCFLCSLLFLGKPTEATCLLRQTAFGIIFSVSLSSILAKTISVVLAFMATKPGSRMRNWVGKRLAYSTVLSCSIIQMLICTLWLATSPPFPDLDMHSSAEEIILLCNEGSVLLFYCVLGYMGFLAIVSFIVAFLARKLPDTFNEAKFITFSMLLFCSVWISFVPTYLSTRGKYMVAVEIFSILASNAGLLGCIFSPKCYIILVRPELNNRENLIRKKI, encoded by the exons ATGGTTTGCAAAGTGCATGAGCTGAAATGCACCAGAAAAGATCCTGTACATATTCCACATGAGTGGTATGAGCCAGGTGATCTCCTGATTGGTGGGCTGGTGTCTCATATCCATTATATTTCCCGCCCAGTCCTCTTCAAACAGCACCCTTCTCAGGTTTTGATTGAAATCCCACT TGTTTTGACAAAgttctaccagcacatcctggccttggtcTTTGCTGTTGACAAGATCAACGACAATCCCAAGATCTTGCCCAATGTTACTCTTgggttccacatctatgacagctactcTGACTCAAGAATGACCTACCGAACCATCCTGGACCTGCTTTTCAAATCACATCAGTCTGTCCCCAATTACAAATGTGGCATCCATCAAAATGTAATAGGAATCATTGGTGGGCTTGCCTCTGTTACCTCCTCACGCATGGCAGACATCTTAGGTCTtttcaagattccacag GATTCCAAGCAG TTTTCATATGGCTCATTTCAACCAGCAGTGAATGATCCAATCAATGTTCCTTCCTTTTACCGTTTGGTTCCCAATGAAGGCCTTCAGTACCAGGGAATTGTCCAGTTACTTCTCCATTTCAACTGGAAATGGATCGGGCTCATTGCCAAAGATGATGAGGATGGGGAAAATTTTCTGCATATAATGGAGCCAATACTCTCAAGGAATGGCATTTGTTCAGCATTCACAGAAAGAGCTCCAGAACGTCTGCGTATCGACAAGATAGATGAACTTATCAAGGACACACACAGTATTTTGCCAATTCTCAGTGTAGGAAATATCAGTGCTGTTGTTATATATGGAGAAACTGCATCAGTCATGTGGCTGGCTAACATTATAGGGATAACCAGAGTAATGAAAGGACTATTTCTTCAGTATAAAAAGCTGTTCTCGGAAACAAAAGTGTGGATTACCACAGCACAAATAGACTTCACAGTACATCATTTTCAAAAGTTAATTGAAATTGATATTCAGATTTTTGAAGGTGCTATCTCAGTCTCAATTCATTCAAGGCAGCTACAAGAGTTCCAAGAATTTGTAAGGAATATCTACCCTTCTTGGTCAGAGGAAGATGGTTTTATCAAAACTTTTTGGAAACAAGCATTCAGTTGTTCATTTTCAAACTCCACATTCATCTCTAACAGATGTACTGGAGAGGAAAGGCTGGAGAGCCTCCCTGCGCCTctgtttgaaatgagcatgactggccacagctacagtgtcTATAATGCTGTGTATGTTGTTGCGCATGCCTTACATATCTTGAAATCAGCTAGATCCAACCACAGAACAATGGAGGCCATGGACAGATTGTCTCCTTTGAATGTAGAGCCCTGGCAG CTGCACTCAGTTCTTCAGAGGATCtccttcaacaacagtgctggagatGAAATTACATTTAACGAACATGGAGAATTAGTAGCTGGATTTGATATTACAAACctggtcactttcccaaataactCCTATGTCAAAATCAACGTGGGAAGACTGGAACCTCGGGCTCCTCCTAACAAAAAGTTCATCTTTAATGAAGAGGGAATCAAATGGCACAGGGGACTGACTCAG GTGCCACCGCTTTCCTTATGTAATGACATCTGCCATCCTGGttatggaaagaaaaagaaggaaggaaagaaattttgctgctatgattgtgttcGATGTGCAGAAGGAATGATCTCAAATGAGATGG AACAAGAAACTTGTGTGAGTTGCCAAGAGGATCATTACCCAAATAGAGGGCAGAATCAATGCATCCCTAAGATTCCAAACTTCCTTGCTTTTGATGAAACTTTAGCCATTATTTCAACTATCTCTGCACTCTTGTTGTCTCTGGTCACAGTTATGGTTCTGGTCATCTTTATTAAGCACCGGGACACtaccatagtcaaagccaacaacagaagCCTCACCTATATTCTCCTCACTTCCCTCctcctgtgtttcctctgctccttgctgttCCTTGGAAAGCCTACTGAGGcaacctgccttctccgacaaactgcttttggtatCATCTTCTCTGTGTCCCTGTctagcatcttggccaaaaccatctctgtagttttggcattcatggctactaaaccaggatccaggatgaggaactGGGTCGGTAAAAGACTGGCTTATTCCACTGTCCTCTCTTGCTCCATTATTCAAATGTTGATCTGTACTctgtggctggcaacctctcccccattcccagatttgGATATGCACTCATCAGCTGAAGAAATCATATTGTtatgtaatgaagggtctgtcctcctgttctattgtgttttgggctacatgggcttcctggccattgtcagcttcatTGTGGCCTTCCTAGCCCGGAAATTACCCGAcacttttaatgaagccaagttcatcaccttcagcatgctgttattctgcagtgtttggatctcctttgttCCTACTTATCTGAGCACACGAGGAAAGtacatggtagctgtggagatcttctccatcttggcttccaaTGCTGGATTattgggttgcatcttttccccaaaatgctACATCATTCTGGTGAGACCTGAGTTAAATAACAGAGAAAATCTAATACGGAAAAAAATATAA